The Lolium perenne isolate Kyuss_39 chromosome 6, Kyuss_2.0, whole genome shotgun sequence genome segment AGTATAAAGCTTTACATTTTTTTCTTACCGTTGTTGGAAGAAGCACTGCACACCATGGCACATGATGGGCTGCCTTTTAAATGAAACAAATCTAATCACATCCCCCTCACACTAAACCAGTAAACCGCGGACCATGATGTGCCAAATATGAAATTCAAGTTATAACCGGTACAGGTTGGACTGCCTCAAACATGTACTACCAGCCAACCATATTTATTAAATTAGTACAGAATTCGTACACAGACGTGGACCGGTAATGCAATCTTTACTCCATTTCCAACAATAGAAATACAGACTCATTAATTGCTCCTGCATTCACCTAGGCCACACAAGTCGCTTAGCGATTACGAGAGCAACCCAGCTCGGGCGTACATCGTCCGCACTCCGTCCGATATCTGCTTCACATCGGACCAGCCTTCCGCCGTAGGATTAGAAGCAGCCTGGCCGAAGGATTTCCAACCAGACCCAGCGCCATCCTCTTCGTGATTCCTGGGAATAGTACGTAGGATTTGCACTAATTGACCACTAACTACTTCCGCAAATGACGTCACATTTAAATCTTACTGTTAGAAAAGTATCAGCATCTCAAAAGAAAAAGGATAGTCATTACCGATTCCATGGAAGCaaattattttagcaaaaaattATCCTACATTATTCAGCttttccttaggaaacacatcgtACAAAAAAAAGGAAACTAATTACCGATTGCATGGAAGCAAAAAAATTTTTAGCAAAAAAGGGTTCCtacatttttttttgagaaacacagtacaaacgcagacgttcacatacacgcgcatacactcatccctatgaacgcacacacgcacacccctacccctatgagcatctccggaagactgagccggcggattggatcttgaaattgacgaagtcaccacaggcgtctcgctgtcgacgggaacgtcgcctcccactgaatgaatattccgcctttatgagacacacagatgtcaaacctgggatttgaactctggtgggctggggtacaaccaccctcctaaccacccaacctcaggttggttctcaaaaGGGTTCCTACATTATTCAGCTTTTTCTTAGGAAACACATGGGGAAAAAGGAAACTAATTACAGATTCCATGGAAGCAAATTAGTTTAGCAAAAAAGGGTTCCCACATTATTCAGCTTgcttccttaggaaacacatcccgTTTCTAGTGTTCTGCGGGCTTCTGATTTTGCCCCAAGCTTCTGATTTTGCCGGCTTCGGCGGCGGTGCTCGGCGACGACTGGCGTGGAGGGCAGCGGCGTCATGGAGTTCCCTGCCGGGCACGGCTTCGCGCTTCGGGACGGCGTCCTCGCGGCCCGCTCCGCCGCTGCCGCGAGGGACGGTGGCGAATCCACCGACCCCGACGACCCCCGGCTCCCGCCGCTGCGGCTCGGCGTCTCCtacgcggcgacggcggcgccaggcGGCGGGGAATGGACGCCCACGGGCCCGGGGCCGCCAGCAAGCTCACGCGCACCCCCTCCTCGCTCCTCCGCTCCCCCACCGTCCGGAACTGCTCCTCCTTCCACGCCGTCCTGCTCCACGACGACCCGGAGCCCGACCACAAGAAATCCCACGCCGTCGCCGCGCAGCACACCCACAACCTCCGCTCCCGCCGCTGCGGCTCGCTCCTCTTCCGACGCCTTCCTCAGCACGAGCTCCACGCCTTCAGGTACGGGCAGCGACACTGGAGTAAGGCTTTTTCAGCATTTGACAGTGTTCATTTACAGTGACTGCAACTTCAGTTGCAAACTGAGTTCATGCAAACAGTGTTCATCACATCTAGGAGTACTTGCTATGAATGACAACGAGAACTGGTGCCAAACTATGGCTTTATTGATTCATTCGCACACAAGTGGTTGGGAAAAGGGTTCAATTGTTAGTGAGGAAGTTGTTGGGAAGTCCCCTGACCTTTACATTGCATAATGTTCAAACAATTACAGCAAACATAATTATATACGCCACCTTGTTTCAGCCATCTTTCACCTTGTTCAATGTACTAAACAAGCTCTTACAGTACTACATGCTAGCTATTTTAGGAGGACTAGCTTATCCTTAGCCGAGCTTATCCTTGGTCGACCAATTATATACTCCATGCTTCTACTTTATATTTTACAGCCAACACAATTACAACCATCTTTCACCTTTACATTTTTTTGCAATATACCATGCTTGTACTTTACATTTGTTTGTGCCCTCCTTATCCGAGCTTCTCCTGTATTGAAGCTTGGAATTCGCCTATTTTTGTTTCCCGGATGAGGTTAATTGTCCGTGTCTCGACTCGACGCCATTGACGGATAAGGCTTGATGGGTCATTCAACCATGTCTCATATGTGTTTCCTGGGATAATTATGTGATCATCGACAATTACTTGGGGGAATTTTCTCTTTGATGCTTTGGCtggttttttttcctttgatcttcTTCTCCTCTTGCTCCTCTTGTTGAGCCAATGCTGCCAGGTTTTGTAGTGTGCATTGTTGCTCATAGTTGGCTATCAGCTCCAAGGTTTTTTGATAGAGTTCGTCGTCAACTTCTAGTGTATCAGACAACTTTCCCTCCTTTTTGAGTTTGTCCTTGCCCATGTGGGGTGGCTTGTATTTGTTTCCACCTTCGTCTTTCATAACCTCCAGCAAGACAGTTTGCAAGGTTATAAATACTTTCTCAAGTGTATCCACCTTGTAAGCATCGTAAGCTTGTTCAACAGATTCTATCAGTTCTTTCAGAGTGTTTGGTGCACTCTCAAATGCTAGGGACTGAATTGAACTGAAAAAGCAAAGATCTAGGACATTCAAGTTAGGTGAATTTGGAGGTTGGTAAGTCAACTTGATATCCAGTCCTGATTCTTTAACGGCAGCCAGAAAAGCGGGATCATCTGGCAGAACATGCGTTCTAGCATTGTCTTGTTGTATCCAGATTGTTTCCCCATGACCATCGTCGGGCCATAGTTCTGCGATTGCTGGAATTACTTTTTCACAGAGATATTCCCGCATGACATCTCTAGTAACATTGATTGTCTTTAGTTCCATGGTGCCTTTTGTCCTATTCTTGGAGTTGTATTTAGCTGCACTTTCAGTGACAAAGGCCCATATTCCTACCTTTCCATCGAACGTTACATTTCCTTGCGCATCATGTCTGGGTTTCGCAACCGCAGTTAAGAACATGACTTTGCCAATACTGTTCTTGTTTTGAATAGTGCGCACAGGATCTTCTTCTTCTGGAAGGAGGTAGTACGTTCGATTTCTTTTGGTCATATCAAACCATTTTTCGTCTATGTGAATTATGTTCTCCATCTTTTTGAACAA includes the following:
- the LOC127305890 gene encoding uncharacterized protein isoform X1 — its product is MEFPAGHGFALRDGVLAARSAAAARDGGESTDPDDPRLPPLRLGVSYAATAAPGGGEWTPTGPGPPASSRAPPPRSSAPPPSGTAPPSTPSCSTTTRSPTTRNPTPSPRSTPTTSAPAAAARSSSDAFLSTSSTPSGHLLLVYLSSCASNQEPTSTRRAEYSFFFFSMPTAEYYSTPLQQLQSMFSHKKSAPRRMLQSSTVYGGNKLNWANDYNSYNSYTRQMTPCLSK
- the LOC127305890 gene encoding uncharacterized protein isoform X2, which encodes MEFPAGHGFALRDGVLAARSAAAARDGGESTDPDDPRLPPLRLGVSYAATAAPGGGEWTPTGPGPPASSRAPPPRSSAPPPSGTAPPSTPSCSTTTRSPTTRNPTPSPRSTPTTSAPAAAARSSSDAFLSTSSTPSGHLLLVYLSSCASNQEPTSTRRAEYSFFFFSMPTAEYYSTPLQQLQSMFSHKKSAPRRMLLW